A window of the Dyadobacter pollutisoli genome harbors these coding sequences:
- a CDS encoding SRPBCC family protein, which produces MTATAQKITVETLINAPVSKVWTIFNAPEHITQWATASEDWHTPYSENDLRVGGAFKSTMAAKDGSFSFDFGGIYSKVEDDAYIEYDMSDGRNVAVTFTKEGDSTKVTEVFDAENTHPVEMQQAGWQAILDNLKKHVESV; this is translated from the coding sequence ATGACTGCGACTGCACAAAAAATCACCGTGGAGACCTTAATCAATGCACCGGTTTCGAAAGTTTGGACAATCTTCAATGCGCCGGAACATATTACGCAGTGGGCCACCGCCTCGGAGGACTGGCACACGCCATACTCAGAAAACGACCTGCGTGTAGGAGGAGCTTTTAAAAGTACAATGGCCGCAAAAGATGGCAGTTTCAGCTTCGACTTTGGTGGTATTTATTCAAAAGTGGAAGACGACGCCTACATCGAATACGACATGTCCGATGGCCGCAATGTGGCGGTTACATTCACAAAAGAGGGCGATTCTACGAAAGTAACAGAGGTTTTCGACGCTGAAAATACCCACCCGGTAGAAATGCAGCAAGCTGGCTGGCAGGCTATCCTCGACAATTTAAAGAAACACGTTGAATCTGTTTAA
- the ppsA gene encoding phosphoenolpyruvate synthase: MNTYVFDFQMIDRSKLTVAGGKGANLGELSKIRGIQVPTGFCVATRAYKEVTENNRELSSLLDELSLLRAEERAAISRICAKIRASIEAQSIPNEIAEEIARHLTKYGEMNAYAVRSSATAEDLPTASFAGQQDTYLNIIGKEAILAHISKCWASLFTDRAAIYRIQNDFDHGKMHLSVVIQKMIFPEVAGIMFTADPVNGHRKVVSIDASFGLGEALVSGLVNADVYKVREGKVIDKKVSTKKLAINALKEGGTKEQEIEPAQQNIQALTDEQILELASIGRKIEAHFGRPQDIEWCLAGDTFYIVQSRPITTLYPIPEANDEDTHVYLSVGHQQMMTDAMKPLGLSVWLLTTPASMRVAGGRLFVDITPMLASPANRLSIIDTLGKFDPLIKDALTTIIDRGDVIKSLPDAEIETSPGKSDKAASPTNYKALNDYTSEGGPAAVVSDLIRRSESSMEALKQNIRTKSGPELFDFIREDIAQLKTTLHAPQSFGAIMTGMNAASWINEKMNEWLGEKNAADTISQSVPNNVTSEMGLALLDVADVIRPYPEVIAYLKTTRNDHFLEELIQFNGGQETRDAIYDYLNKYGMRCAGEIDITKTRWSEKPAVLIPIILSNIKNFEPNAGKRKFEQGREEAQQKERELLDRLKQLPDGEEKAKETKRMVDLVRNLSGYREYPKYGLVERYFVYKQALLKEAERLIHANVIDEKKAIYYLTFEELREVVRTDKLDQQIIDQRKDDFKNYEKLTPPRVMTSDGEIVTGAYKREDLPAGAIAGLAVSSGVIEGRARVILSMEDAEIEDGDILVTTFTDPSWTPLFVSIAGLVTEVGGLMTHGAVIAREYGIPAIVGVENATKLIKDGQRIRVNGTDGYIEIL, translated from the coding sequence ATGAACACTTACGTATTTGATTTTCAGATGATCGACAGATCGAAGTTGACGGTAGCCGGTGGCAAAGGGGCCAATCTGGGCGAGTTGTCAAAGATCCGGGGGATACAGGTACCAACGGGTTTTTGTGTTGCCACCCGGGCGTACAAAGAAGTGACCGAAAACAATCGGGAGCTTAGTAGCTTGCTGGATGAATTGTCACTCCTCCGAGCTGAGGAGAGAGCTGCGATCAGCAGAATTTGTGCAAAAATCCGTGCTTCCATCGAGGCCCAGTCTATTCCCAACGAAATAGCAGAGGAGATTGCGCGGCACCTCACGAAGTATGGAGAAATGAATGCTTATGCGGTACGTTCCAGTGCCACGGCTGAGGACCTTCCGACAGCTTCCTTCGCAGGCCAGCAGGATACGTATTTGAACATCATTGGAAAGGAAGCGATCCTGGCACATATCAGCAAATGCTGGGCATCGCTGTTTACGGATCGCGCTGCCATTTACCGCATTCAAAATGATTTTGATCACGGCAAGATGCATTTGTCCGTTGTTATTCAGAAAATGATTTTCCCCGAAGTAGCAGGGATCATGTTTACTGCCGATCCCGTCAATGGTCATAGAAAAGTGGTATCCATTGATGCCAGCTTTGGGTTGGGTGAGGCATTGGTTTCCGGTCTGGTGAATGCTGATGTTTATAAAGTACGTGAAGGCAAGGTGATCGACAAGAAGGTATCTACGAAGAAACTGGCCATTAATGCATTAAAAGAAGGCGGTACCAAGGAACAAGAGATTGAACCAGCTCAGCAAAACATACAAGCGCTGACGGATGAGCAGATTTTAGAATTGGCCAGTATAGGAAGAAAGATCGAAGCACATTTCGGTCGCCCACAGGACATTGAATGGTGTTTGGCTGGGGACACATTTTATATTGTGCAGAGTAGGCCCATCACGACATTGTACCCGATCCCCGAAGCGAATGATGAAGACACGCACGTCTATTTGTCGGTTGGCCATCAACAGATGATGACCGATGCGATGAAGCCATTGGGATTGTCAGTTTGGCTGTTAACCACCCCTGCGTCAATGCGTGTAGCTGGGGGGAGGTTGTTTGTTGATATTACGCCCATGCTCGCTTCGCCCGCCAACCGGTTGTCGATCATAGACACCCTGGGAAAATTCGATCCGCTCATCAAAGACGCACTCACAACAATTATAGACCGGGGAGATGTTATAAAATCATTACCAGATGCAGAAATAGAAACAAGTCCCGGTAAAAGCGACAAAGCTGCGTCGCCTACGAATTACAAGGCACTAAACGATTATACTTCGGAAGGCGGACCGGCGGCAGTCGTTTCTGATTTGATCAGACGTAGTGAGTCATCAATGGAAGCATTAAAACAAAACATCCGGACGAAATCAGGGCCGGAACTGTTTGATTTCATCCGGGAAGATATCGCGCAATTGAAGACGACATTGCATGCGCCGCAGAGCTTTGGTGCGATTATGACGGGCATGAATGCAGCTTCATGGATCAATGAAAAAATGAATGAATGGTTGGGTGAGAAAAATGCGGCAGACACGATTTCCCAATCCGTACCTAACAATGTTACCTCGGAGATGGGTCTGGCACTACTGGATGTGGCAGACGTGATCCGCCCTTATCCCGAAGTAATTGCTTATTTGAAAACGACAAGAAATGATCACTTTTTGGAAGAACTCATTCAATTTAATGGTGGACAAGAAACCCGGGATGCTATCTATGATTATCTCAATAAATACGGAATGCGGTGCGCCGGTGAAATCGACATTACCAAGACGCGATGGAGTGAAAAACCAGCTGTGCTGATCCCGATCATTCTGAGTAACATCAAAAACTTTGAGCCCAATGCTGGCAAACGGAAATTTGAGCAGGGGAGAGAGGAGGCTCAGCAAAAAGAACGAGAGTTACTCGACCGATTGAAGCAACTACCGGATGGCGAGGAAAAGGCGAAGGAAACAAAACGAATGGTCGACCTGGTCCGGAATCTGAGCGGTTATCGTGAATATCCAAAGTATGGCCTTGTTGAACGTTACTTCGTATATAAGCAAGCGTTACTGAAAGAAGCCGAACGCCTCATTCATGCCAATGTGATTGATGAAAAAAAGGCGATCTATTACCTCACCTTTGAAGAACTCCGCGAAGTGGTACGGACCGATAAGCTGGATCAACAGATCATCGACCAGCGAAAAGATGATTTTAAAAACTATGAAAAACTGACTCCGCCGCGTGTGATGACATCTGATGGAGAGATCGTAACAGGTGCGTACAAGCGGGAAGACCTTCCGGCGGGCGCTATTGCAGGTCTGGCTGTTTCCTCCGGCGTGATTGAAGGACGGGCGCGGGTGATCCTCAGCATGGAAGATGCTGAGATAGAGGATGGCGACATATTAGTGACCACGTTTACCGATCCCAGCTGGACGCCATTGTTCGTGTCCATAGCAGGCCTGGTCACCGAGGTAGGCGGGCTCATGACCCACGGAGCGGTGATTGCCCGTGAGTATGGCATACCGGCCATTGTCGGGGTCGAAAATGCAACCAAACTGATTAAAGACGGGCAGCGGATCCGGGTTAATGGAACGGATGGATACATAGAGATATTATGA
- a CDS encoding type II toxin-antitoxin system VapC family toxin, with protein sequence MKQSERIILIDADVVSHFLTGGCILVLPKIFPYPIKVLTQVYAELERFPKRKTEVDNLLNLKLIEKIPFPEEDMNIKKEFLRLSRERGIGESACMAVARFRNNILASSNLRDIKTYCEANKIVYLTTMDFLCRALSSGKMSLAQCNDFIKRVKEVRGKLPVDKMEDFKCRQIDFNS encoded by the coding sequence ATGAAGCAGAGTGAGCGAATCATTTTAATTGACGCAGATGTTGTCTCCCATTTTCTGACTGGCGGATGCATTCTTGTACTTCCAAAAATCTTCCCTTATCCTATCAAGGTGCTGACGCAGGTCTACGCCGAACTTGAAAGATTCCCGAAGCGAAAAACGGAGGTCGATAACTTGTTAAATCTGAAACTGATAGAGAAAATACCTTTCCCGGAAGAGGATATGAACATTAAAAAGGAGTTTCTCAGACTTAGCAGAGAAAGAGGTATTGGGGAAAGTGCATGTATGGCTGTCGCTCGCTTTCGAAATAATATCCTGGCAAGCAGCAATCTCCGAGACATTAAAACGTATTGCGAAGCCAACAAAATCGTTTACCTCACCACAATGGATTTTCTATGCCGGGCTCTTAGCTCCGGCAAAATGTCGCTGGCCCAATGCAACGATTTCATTAAACGGGTTAAGGAAGTGCGCGGCAAACTGCCTGTTGATAAAATGGAAGATTTTAAATGCAGACAGATCGATTTTAATAGCTGA
- a CDS encoding ImmA/IrrE family metallo-endopeptidase produces the protein MAKQKKEKVQVLEQKAILQRQKWNYHSTEPIQLKKLLFEIGVVALFRPMSLQFSGMAIRIRKGGETFRFMMINSDMPVGRQNFTICHELYHLYVQENFETRICKVGSFDKKDPEEYNADTFAVHFLLPAEALLTRIPAQELDNRSISLSTILRIEHLFECSREFLLIRLKELNLITDQEREQFQKSVKSTAQRYGFPPYLYTKSAAESVVGDYASLANDLFDSELVSENHYYSLMEDLGFDLSEIDLQEDEAE, from the coding sequence GTGGCCAAACAGAAGAAAGAGAAGGTTCAGGTTCTTGAACAAAAAGCAATTTTGCAAAGACAAAAGTGGAATTATCATTCCACTGAGCCCATTCAGTTAAAGAAACTTCTGTTTGAGATCGGCGTAGTAGCATTGTTCAGACCGATGAGCCTGCAATTTTCAGGAATGGCAATTAGAATTCGAAAGGGCGGTGAAACTTTCAGGTTCATGATGATCAATTCCGATATGCCTGTGGGGCGGCAAAACTTCACGATCTGTCATGAGTTATACCATCTTTACGTTCAGGAAAACTTCGAGACCCGCATTTGCAAGGTCGGGAGTTTTGACAAAAAAGACCCGGAAGAATACAATGCTGATACTTTTGCCGTACACTTCCTGCTACCCGCCGAAGCACTACTTACAAGAATCCCAGCGCAAGAACTTGATAATAGGAGCATTAGCCTCAGTACTATTCTGCGCATTGAGCACTTGTTTGAATGTTCCAGAGAATTTCTACTGATAAGACTTAAAGAACTTAATTTAATCACCGACCAGGAACGTGAGCAATTTCAAAAATCCGTAAAAAGTACTGCTCAGCGTTACGGTTTCCCACCTTATCTCTACACAAAAAGTGCCGCCGAATCTGTTGTAGGCGATTACGCTTCACTGGCGAACGATCTGTTCGACAGCGAACTCGTTTCCGAAAACCACTATTACTCACTCATGGAAGATCTAGGCTTCGACCTTTCTGAAATTGATTTACAGGAAGATGAAGCAGAGTGA
- a CDS encoding helix-turn-helix transcriptional regulator, with protein sequence MTEDHIIGNNIRQFRERLEMSQQELAGFLGVTTPLISYYETGSRSVPTDKIDKLASLFGVDAYDLFEENAAHHTANTAFAFRASELVNSDLEQIAQFRKVVKNYINMKTLLQRGQTEEREGSGS encoded by the coding sequence ATGACCGAAGATCACATCATAGGAAATAACATCAGGCAGTTCCGAGAGCGCTTAGAAATGAGCCAGCAGGAATTGGCTGGCTTTCTTGGTGTTACCACTCCATTGATCAGTTACTATGAAACCGGCAGCCGCTCGGTGCCAACTGATAAAATTGATAAGCTTGCTTCCCTTTTCGGGGTGGATGCCTACGATCTTTTTGAAGAAAATGCGGCTCACCACACCGCCAACACCGCTTTTGCTTTCAGGGCCAGCGAGCTCGTAAATTCTGATTTGGAGCAGATCGCGCAGTTCAGAAAGGTTGTTAAAAATTATATCAACATGAAAACCTTGCTTCAACGTGGCCAAACAGAAGAAAGAGAAGGTTCAGGTTCTTGA
- a CDS encoding phosphotransferase, with translation MANNSEKAPPQYLRDLLEAAVGQKSMRWTVPDCGLSSAHRFVVQLETNHSVFVKAATDEETEQWLRTEHSVLSAGAGNFMPDIIDWLDPPGMRPVLITEDLSKAYWPASHAGVTWRKGDFDLFFDGLKELSAFKTDLTLPKLKNPTTPLWSEIADDPTLFLQLQLCSEQWLSKSIGTLIQAENNVNLTGDRLVHGDVRSDNICFAGSQLILVDWSHAARGNALHDLAHLLPTLHLEGGPEPYHIMPDGGSIASLQSAGHIWRIIEDHSMPQWLQQVFKKLIAIELEWAASCLGLETPDGLVWRREESHSRP, from the coding sequence ATGGCTAACAATAGCGAAAAAGCGCCTCCACAGTATTTACGCGACCTCCTCGAAGCCGCGGTTGGCCAAAAATCGATGCGGTGGACGGTACCCGACTGCGGGTTGTCGTCAGCGCACAGGTTCGTGGTGCAGCTGGAAACCAATCACAGTGTTTTTGTCAAAGCGGCAACCGATGAAGAAACCGAACAATGGCTGCGTACCGAACATTCTGTACTGTCGGCCGGTGCGGGAAATTTTATGCCAGATATCATCGATTGGCTTGATCCGCCCGGAATGCGGCCAGTACTAATCACAGAAGACCTGAGTAAGGCATATTGGCCTGCAAGCCATGCGGGTGTTACCTGGCGAAAAGGAGATTTCGATCTGTTCTTTGACGGCCTGAAAGAACTGTCGGCATTCAAAACAGATTTGACGCTCCCAAAGTTGAAGAATCCGACCACCCCTCTCTGGTCTGAAATCGCAGATGATCCTACGTTGTTTTTACAACTTCAATTGTGTTCAGAACAATGGCTCAGCAAGTCGATAGGTACTTTGATCCAAGCCGAGAACAACGTGAATCTGACGGGCGACCGCCTCGTGCACGGGGACGTCCGCAGCGATAATATCTGTTTTGCGGGATCACAGCTGATCCTGGTGGATTGGAGCCATGCGGCACGTGGCAATGCGCTTCACGATCTTGCCCACCTTCTCCCCACATTACATCTGGAAGGAGGACCAGAACCCTATCACATTATGCCCGACGGCGGAAGTATCGCGTCTTTGCAAAGTGCAGGACATATTTGGCGTATCATTGAAGATCACTCGATGCCACAATGGTTGCAACAAGTATTTAAGAAACTTATCGCCATAGAACTTGAATGGGCCGCAAGTTGCCTGGGTTTAGAAACGCCTGACGGGCTGGTGTGGCGACGGGAGGAATCGCATTCGCGCCCATAG
- a CDS encoding ABC transporter permease — MKQKDQSTPPRWATRFLHWYCRPRLLEDLEGDLNEYFERNVKRKGIKKARLIYAIDVIKFMRPYTIRKIEFFTLFIHWIMIGSYFKTSRRSLVRNKLFSLINIVGLAVSMSVGLLVISIVADLYSYDDFQEKKDRTYRVITKTKEKGQSSEMKLASTSIQVGEKIREVIPAIEDVSIIRPGFSGDATVGDATVGDAKVGEATFPLEATWADNSFLKVFSFPLIKGDVVTALKDPYSLVLTEKTAKKLFGESDPLGKTVRFDTVNYVVTGVVQDVPKLSHMSFEALISLASLDAGHKDADLHSWANIWQNYVYVTFPEKTDPATLQAALDRLSKQENKSLTNRTVSVSLQPLKDIVLGESVSNNIGPAFTPPVMWTLCGLALVIILSACFNYTNLSVARSMRRSREVGIRKIIGAQKSHVLGQFMAESVIIALLALVFSFALFLVLRKQFLGLDRHVTDVFSLEISFRTILYFILLAIVTGIAAGFMPALFFSKMNALQVMKDASNMKLFRRIGMRKVLIVVQFTLSLIFIAGTLIGYNQYKGLITFDLGFKTENIINIRLQGNKGQILATELSQVPAVKEISQSMMITSLGSIHGTNLTYKTDSSMVWLNNVDEHYLPLHQHKLLAGKNFQLRPEKGKESEIIVNQQVLKRFNIANQDPEKALGTIVKVDGQKLTIVGVLKDFHYGSLENKIEPVMFRYSADPASYLNVKIASKDLPGTLASIKSAWQKVDKVHELDAKFYDEQIEEAYAQFSLMIKVIGFIAFLAICIASLGLFGMVVFTTETKLKEISIRKVLGASEVGLIYLLCKGFLILLVISTLIALPLTYMFFDKVVLTKFPYHQSISLTEMLGGSLFVMLFAFFLIGSQTVKAARNNPAKVLKSE, encoded by the coding sequence ATGAAACAAAAGGATCAATCCACGCCGCCGCGCTGGGCCACCCGGTTCCTGCATTGGTATTGCCGCCCCCGGCTGCTTGAAGACCTCGAAGGCGACCTGAATGAATACTTTGAGCGCAATGTGAAGCGAAAAGGGATCAAAAAGGCCCGATTGATCTACGCCATTGATGTGATCAAGTTTATGAGACCCTATACCATCCGAAAAATAGAATTCTTTACTCTTTTCATTCACTGGATCATGATCGGCAGCTATTTCAAAACTTCCCGGCGAAGCCTCGTCCGCAACAAATTGTTTTCTCTGATCAACATCGTAGGACTGGCCGTGAGCATGTCGGTTGGCTTATTGGTCATATCCATCGTTGCCGATCTTTACTCCTACGACGATTTTCAGGAAAAGAAAGACCGGACTTACAGGGTGATTACCAAAACAAAGGAAAAAGGACAGTCGTCGGAAATGAAGTTGGCTTCTACTTCCATTCAGGTAGGAGAAAAGATCCGGGAGGTGATCCCAGCCATTGAAGATGTTTCCATCATCCGGCCCGGCTTTTCGGGGGACGCCACCGTCGGGGACGCCACCGTCGGGGACGCCAAAGTTGGGGAGGCGACATTTCCGTTAGAAGCGACCTGGGCTGATAATTCCTTTCTAAAAGTCTTTTCATTTCCCCTGATCAAAGGCGACGTAGTCACGGCACTCAAAGACCCTTATTCTTTGGTACTGACCGAAAAAACGGCGAAAAAATTATTCGGAGAGTCTGATCCACTGGGCAAAACGGTCCGGTTTGACACCGTCAACTATGTCGTCACCGGGGTAGTGCAGGATGTTCCGAAACTCTCTCATATGTCTTTCGAAGCATTAATTTCTCTTGCTTCGTTGGACGCTGGACACAAGGACGCCGATCTGCACAGCTGGGCCAACATCTGGCAAAATTATGTGTACGTCACCTTCCCCGAAAAGACGGATCCGGCAACACTGCAAGCCGCGCTCGACCGGCTGAGCAAACAGGAGAATAAATCCCTGACGAATCGTACAGTGTCGGTTTCACTCCAGCCATTGAAAGACATCGTCCTGGGCGAGTCCGTGTCCAACAATATCGGCCCTGCGTTTACACCACCCGTTATGTGGACGTTGTGCGGGCTGGCGCTTGTGATCATTCTCTCGGCTTGTTTTAACTATACCAATCTTTCCGTCGCCCGATCGATGCGCCGGTCACGCGAAGTAGGAATTCGCAAGATCATCGGTGCTCAGAAAAGCCACGTACTGGGCCAGTTTATGGCCGAATCGGTGATTATTGCATTGCTGGCATTGGTGTTTTCATTTGCATTGTTTTTGGTATTACGCAAACAATTTCTAGGGCTCGACAGGCACGTAACGGACGTTTTCTCACTCGAAATTTCTTTCCGTACCATCCTGTATTTCATTCTGCTGGCGATCGTCACAGGTATTGCAGCCGGGTTTATGCCCGCATTGTTTTTTTCCAAAATGAATGCATTGCAGGTGATGAAAGACGCTTCCAACATGAAACTGTTCCGTCGCATTGGAATGCGGAAAGTACTGATCGTAGTACAGTTTACCCTGTCGCTCATTTTCATAGCAGGCACGCTGATCGGTTACAATCAATACAAAGGCCTCATCACATTTGACCTGGGTTTTAAAACGGAGAACATTATAAACATCCGACTGCAAGGCAATAAAGGGCAGATTTTAGCGACAGAATTATCCCAGGTCCCGGCAGTAAAAGAGATATCGCAATCGATGATGATTACCAGTCTCGGGAGCATTCATGGAACAAACCTGACTTATAAAACGGATTCTTCCATGGTTTGGCTCAATAACGTGGATGAGCATTATCTGCCGCTTCACCAGCACAAGCTCCTTGCCGGCAAAAATTTCCAGTTAAGGCCTGAAAAAGGGAAAGAAAGTGAGATTATAGTAAATCAGCAGGTGCTGAAACGGTTCAATATCGCCAACCAGGATCCTGAAAAAGCATTGGGTACGATCGTCAAGGTGGACGGGCAAAAGCTGACCATTGTGGGTGTGCTCAAAGATTTCCACTATGGCTCCCTAGAAAACAAGATCGAGCCGGTAATGTTCCGTTATTCGGCCGACCCGGCGAGCTACCTTAATGTGAAAATCGCTTCAAAAGATCTGCCTGGAACGCTGGCCAGCATTAAAAGTGCGTGGCAAAAAGTGGATAAGGTACATGAGCTGGACGCGAAATTCTATGACGAGCAGATTGAAGAAGCCTATGCCCAGTTTTCACTAATGATCAAGGTCATCGGTTTTATTGCATTCCTTGCGATTTGCATTGCATCGTTGGGATTGTTCGGAATGGTGGTATTTACTACGGAAACAAAACTGAAAGAGATCAGCATTCGCAAAGTGCTGGGTGCCAGCGAAGTGGGACTGATCTACCTTTTGTGTAAAGGCTTTTTAATCCTGCTCGTCATTTCGACATTAATCGCATTACCACTCACTTATATGTTTTTCGATAAGGTAGTTTTGACTAAATTCCCATATCATCAGTCTATCAGCCTGACCGAAATGCTTGGCGGATCGCTGTTCGTAATGTTATTTGCCTTCTTCCTGATCGGATCGCAAACTGTGAAAGCGGCAAGAAACAATCCTGCGAAGGTTTTGAAAAGCGAGTAA
- a CDS encoding PadR family transcriptional regulator translates to MKGANLGEFEEIVLLTIASLASEAYSVAICDELEKYTGRTAKLGVVHSVLNRLEEKGLAKSRLGEATSTRGGKRKRFYEVSHAGKVALMKAKEVRESIWRNIPGFNLEGSI, encoded by the coding sequence ATGAAAGGAGCCAATCTGGGGGAATTCGAGGAGATTGTACTGCTGACGATCGCTTCACTGGCGAGCGAAGCATACAGCGTCGCCATTTGCGATGAACTTGAAAAGTATACCGGCCGCACCGCCAAGCTTGGTGTGGTACATTCGGTACTGAACCGTCTCGAAGAAAAAGGGCTGGCAAAAAGTCGGCTGGGCGAGGCCACAAGTACGCGTGGCGGTAAAAGAAAGCGCTTTTACGAAGTTAGCCACGCAGGTAAAGTCGCGTTAATGAAGGCCAAAGAGGTTCGTGAAAGCATCTGGCGCAATATTCCCGGCTTCAACCTCGAAGGTTCGATATGA
- a CDS encoding aldo/keto reductase, whose protein sequence is MMNRTLGKNGPAVSAVGLGCMGMSGAYGQSDEKESIATIERALETGHNFLDTADYYLVGHNEELISQAIKGKREKAFLSVKTGQLVAPGPNGAMGPGAVSGHPDYLRNAAFYSLRRLKTDYIDLYTQGRVDPNIPIEETVGALSELVQKGVVRYIGLSEASADSIRKAASVHPITALQIEYSLWTRDIEAEILPTIRELGIGLVAYAPLSRGFLSGEIRTPEDLKDSRIHMPRYQGDNFYKNLELVEKIKILAIEKSCTPSQLAIAWVLAQGEDIIAIPGTKRIKHLDENIAAETVHLTNEDLQSIEAMMPAGIVSGTRYPERFMNALNR, encoded by the coding sequence ATGATGAACAGAACACTTGGAAAAAATGGCCCTGCGGTATCAGCAGTAGGCCTGGGATGTATGGGAATGTCTGGGGCCTACGGGCAGTCGGACGAGAAGGAATCCATTGCTACGATCGAAAGAGCCCTTGAAACCGGGCATAACTTCCTGGATACCGCTGATTACTACCTGGTCGGTCACAATGAGGAGCTGATTTCACAAGCCATTAAAGGAAAGCGGGAAAAAGCGTTTCTCTCCGTAAAAACCGGTCAACTGGTAGCACCTGGGCCAAATGGAGCAATGGGACCGGGGGCGGTAAGCGGGCATCCGGACTATCTTCGTAACGCGGCTTTTTACAGTCTTCGCCGGTTGAAAACCGACTACATTGATCTTTACACACAGGGAAGGGTCGACCCCAATATTCCGATCGAGGAGACTGTTGGGGCATTGTCTGAACTTGTTCAAAAAGGGGTGGTCCGTTACATCGGGCTTTCCGAAGCATCGGCAGATTCCATTCGCAAGGCTGCCAGCGTTCATCCGATTACTGCATTGCAAATTGAATATTCGCTTTGGACCCGCGACATTGAAGCTGAAATCCTTCCTACTATTCGTGAACTGGGGATCGGGCTGGTTGCTTATGCTCCATTAAGCCGGGGCTTTCTCAGCGGCGAAATCAGGACGCCCGAAGATTTGAAAGACAGCCGTATCCATATGCCTCGGTACCAGGGCGATAATTTTTACAAAAACCTCGAATTGGTCGAAAAAATCAAAATATTGGCCATCGAAAAAAGCTGCACGCCATCGCAGCTGGCGATTGCCTGGGTACTCGCACAAGGCGAAGATATCATCGCCATTCCCGGTACCAAACGCATCAAACATCTCGACGAAAATATCGCAGCAGAAACGGTACATCTTACAAACGAAGATCTGCAAAGCATTGAGGCAATGATGCCGGCCGGAATAGTGTCGGGGACCCGCTACCCGGAAAGGTTTATGAATGCATTGAACCGGTGA
- a CDS encoding helix-turn-helix domain-containing protein yields MQIKEPFFRQYKQHDKLPVRLISPTFGHLPAGELSKYGLTQRKTYYFLILVLEGSTRHSVDLKQFDIKTNELLFILPHQIHELPSANQAIDYFKIGIDESCLSMLPKQYPFLVNPLNQQKIRFEPQAAARLKSIFGNLADLLSDMNSDSQLILAHLNSLLAEINAGYFATDKNLVDGKLSKYIGFKEFVENNLSDHPTIRHIAQALSLNTNSLYNIVKHYSGLSPKEFITNRLILEAKRRIYYSESRSIKELAYELGFNDPEYFSRLFKKETGQTMSMFVQDLSGM; encoded by the coding sequence ATGCAGATCAAAGAACCATTTTTTCGACAATACAAGCAACACGATAAACTTCCGGTCCGGCTGATTTCGCCAACTTTCGGACACCTGCCTGCGGGCGAGCTGAGTAAGTACGGTCTCACGCAACGCAAAACGTACTACTTTTTGATCCTGGTTTTGGAAGGCTCGACGCGGCATAGTGTCGATCTGAAACAGTTTGATATCAAAACCAATGAGCTTCTCTTTATCCTTCCCCACCAGATCCACGAGCTGCCGTCGGCGAACCAGGCGATTGACTATTTCAAAATCGGTATTGATGAAAGCTGTCTTTCCATGCTCCCGAAACAGTATCCTTTCTTGGTGAATCCATTGAATCAACAGAAGATCCGGTTTGAACCACAGGCTGCTGCAAGGTTAAAATCGATCTTTGGAAATCTTGCTGACTTACTAAGCGATATGAATTCAGATTCTCAGCTCATTCTCGCTCACCTGAACAGTTTGCTTGCCGAAATTAATGCAGGCTACTTCGCGACGGACAAAAATCTGGTCGACGGAAAATTGTCCAAATACATTGGTTTCAAAGAATTTGTGGAAAACAATCTGTCCGATCACCCAACGATCCGGCACATCGCCCAGGCACTTTCCCTCAATACCAACAGCCTGTACAATATCGTCAAGCATTACTCTGGCCTTTCGCCAAAGGAGTTCATCACGAACCGTCTCATACTGGAAGCAAAACGCCGCATTTACTATTCCGAAAGTCGTTCGATCAAAGAGTTGGCCTATGAGCTTGGGTTTAATGATCCCGAGTATTTTTCGCGTTTGTTCAAAAAAGAAACCGGACAAACTATGAGCATGTTCGTTCAGGATTTGTCAGGGATGTAA